In Trichoderma atroviride chromosome 2, complete sequence, one DNA window encodes the following:
- a CDS encoding uncharacterized protein (EggNog:ENOG41), translating into MHLDREHLSLGPEETRATDHGGSDSDSALSDAGSDVNSEANDTEAETLRLYDTPQAQRHRDVGIERFNDAEPFEHTPSKLRRALVNGDDDSASAFGSDSHSHRDEDEEDDEDEENDDHELPTKPVMVIVKTEEDARRDSQERKRKRSAAAEQSDLEQPVRKRTGSISAANGDGDDHLATGEDDATPAANLPSGVPSPGDEETSATNRDTPQDDEIPEVPRKTKRSGSKRKNVIADDADSESQAEVRDEQNDTAVEDEPEADHAEEEAEPEADEETDAAARNLEELEKKQAAYRDWTQIEEMFGIFRDRLYKDRLQRLEEEEQSLHAPEPTHPEYLNMKQCLDDRLEQKLQAINREHEYRLKALERRAVAQRAQIWGQYFQAVREKREQSLEGLNRQWYDVQSARRSAHSLPDYGLLFPKDPAQRVRNAIAYNTEVSTLAGLAKYEGFPAGPELQGASASELEADMAAMERTRRVRHKPSISHIREEYQPPHLTRLDPAGEQFVKNTPWANPNHSAHKFYPHPVSAEARPEAAAAAVPAGRAPPNAPPPAADPKAALDGPGAARSPATLSARLSESPEMTRNILNPASHQMKRMGSMPGLSRSSKTAAA; encoded by the exons ATGCACCTGGATAGAGAACACCTCAGTCTCGGCCCAGAAGAAACCCGGGCCACCGATCACGGCGGATCCGACTCTGACAGCGCCCTTTCCGACGCAGGGTCTGACGTAAACTCTGAGGCCAACGATACCGAAGCTGAAACCCTGAGACTCTATGACACGCCGCAGGCCCAGAGGCACCGTGATGTCGGAATTGAGCGCTTCAATGACGCAGAGCCATTTGAGCACACTCCGAGCAAGCTCCGCAGGGCACTTGTCAACGGTGACGATgactctgcctctgcctttggctccgacagccacagccacagagacgaagacgaagaagacgacgaagacgaagagaatGATGACCACGAACTGCCAACAAAACCTGTCATGGTGATTGTCAAGACCGAGGAAGATGCCCGCCGTGACTCGCAGGAGCGGAAGCGGAAGCGATCTGCCGCCGCTGAACAATCCGATCTGGAGCAGCCGGTGAGGAAACGCACAGGGTCAATATCGGCTGCCAACGGAGATGGCGACGACCATCTGGCAACGGGGGAGGATGACGCGACACCGGCTGCGAACCTCCCAAGCGGAGTCCCGTCTCCCGGGGACGAAGAGACTTCTGCCACGAACCGAGATACGCCACAGGATGATGAGATTCCCGAAGTCCCAAGAAAGACTAAGCGCAGTGGCTCCAAACGGAAGAATGTCATTGCAGATGATGCCGACAGTGAATCTCAAGCCGAAGTTCGTGACGAGCAGAACGACACTGCTGTAGAAGACGAGCCCGAAGCCGACCACGCCGAAGAGGAAGCGGAACccgaagctgatgaagagacTGACGCCGCAGCGAGGAATCTGGAAGAAT tggagaagaaacaagccgCCTACCGGGACTGGACCCAGATCGAGGAAATGTTTGGTATCTTCAGAGATCG ACTTTACAAAGACAGGCTACAGCGActcgaggaagaagaacaatCGTTGCATGCCCCAGAGCCTACACACCCTGAATACCTCAATATGAAGCAATGCCTTGATGATCGACTAgagcagaagctgcaagcTATCAACAGAGAGCACGAATACCGGCTCAAAGCCCTAGAACGGCGCGCAGTGGCACAGAGAGCTCAAATATGGGGCCAGTACTTCCAAGCCGTTCGAGAGAAGCGAGAACAATCTTTGGAGGGCCTGAATAGGCAGTGGTACGATGTCCAGAGTGCTCGACGAAGTGCACACAGTTTGCCGGACTATGGCCTATTGTTCCCAAAAGATCCTGCACAGCGTGTCAGGAATGCGATTGCCTACAACACCGAGGTGTCGACACTCGCCGGTCTCGCCAAATACGAAGGTTTCCCGGCGGGGCCAGAGCTTCAAGGGGCATCTGCATCAGAGCTGGAAGCTGATATGGCCGCCATGGAA CGAACCCGGCGCGTGCGACACAAGCCTTCGATAAGCCATATCCGCGAGGAATATCAACCACCACACTTGACTCGCCTCGACCCGGCGGGAGAGCAGTTCGTTAAGAACACACCTTGGGCAAACCCAAACCACTCAGCCCATAAGTTCTACCCGCATCCGGTGTCGGCAGAAGCACGCcctgaggctgctgcagcggctgTTCCTGCTGGTCGAGCGCCTCCAAACGCGCCTCCTCCTGCAGCCGACCCCAAGGCAGCCCTCGACGGCCCGGGAGCAGCTCGATCGCCTGCAACTCTCTCTGCACGACTATCTGAATCTCCAGAAATGACGCGGAATATCTTGAACCCAGCGTCTCACCAAATGAAACGAATGGGCAGCATGCCAGGACTCAGTCGCAGCTCAAAAACAGCAGCGGCTTGA
- a CDS encoding uncharacterized protein (EggNog:ENOG41) → MGQILIALVGGVICLVLYLLKLNSVLSHTPQEVVDRAGEPLTREHIKDVFERVKKDGLGSEGKLPPRKDRRYIVVGGSGFLGGQIILHLLAMGTPPEAIRILDARRPFTFRKEFSQGAPSKVAYIQTDITNEAATLKSYDAPWPEAVAGLPLTVFHTAAVIRPFDRYKILYERTSRVNITGAVHSLEAAKKAGASVFIYTSSSNAALKQVKWLFAPWGATQQPEGFIQNLSNEDFFEPLRQPHEFPSIYAQSKAEAERLICGANEADVGAGAPALLTGVIRPGNPVYGHKDDNIAGKMLALGGFPSWVPANVQNWINVHNASLAHLQYEHALLGEHGGKVAGRPFIVTDKGKPVRFQDIYTVLDSVSTTGMKVSYPPPVLILMFSYVVEWYALLVNAVPLLGKVLSEPVGDIQWLQPGVHATSLHYLIDDSEAKKKPADGGIGYTPCCTTVEGLCSQVVDWNEWVEEEKKLK, encoded by the exons ATGGGGCAGATTCTCATCGCTCTCGTAGGGGGCGTCATTTGCCTGGTGCTCTACTTGCTCAAGCTGAACTCGGTGCTTTCGCACACGCCTCAAGAGGTGGTTGATAGGGCAGGAGAACCACTCACGCGAGAGCATATCAAAGATGTGTTTGAGCGCGTGAAAAAAGATGGGCTCGGTTCGGAGGGGAAGCTGCCACCTCGGAAGGATAGACGGTACATTGTAGTGGGAGGATCAG GATTTCTTGGAGGCCAGATCATTTTGCATCTCTTGGCCATGGGGACGCCGCCTGAAGCCATCCGCATCTTGGATGCGCGTCGGCCGTTTACCTTTAGGAAAGAGTTTTCTCAGGGAGCACCGTCAAAGGTGGCATACATTCAGACTGACATCACCAACGAGGCGGCAACACTCAAGTCGTACGATGCCCCTTGGCCTGAAGCTGTGGCTGGCCTGCCGCTCACCGTCTTCCATACGGCGGCTGTGATTCGGCCATTTGATCGATACAAGATTCTCTACGAGCGCACCTCTCGGGTAAACATCACCGGCGCGGTGCATTCACTTGAGGCAGCAAAGAAGGCCGGTGCCAGCGTCTTCATCTACACGTCTAGTTCCAACGCGGCTTTGAAGCAGGTGAAGTGGCTTTTCGCGCCTTGGGGAGCCACACAGCAGCCCGAGGGATTTATACAGAACCTGAGCAACGAAGACTTTTTCGAGCCACTGCGGCAACCACACGAATTCCCTTCCATTTATGCACAGAGCAAAGCTGAAGCCGAGAGGCTGATATGCGGCGCGAACGAAGCAGATGTCGGTGCCGGGGCTCCGGCTCTACTTACAGGAGTGATTCGTCCCGGCAACCCCGTCTATGGACACAAAGACGACAACATTGCAGGTAAAATGTTGGCGCTTGGAGGATTTCCTTCGTGGGTGCCCGCCAATGTGCAGAACTGGATCAATGTGCACAACGCATCGCTTGCGCATTTGCAATACGAACACGCGCTGCTTGGCGAGCATGGGGGAAAAGTTGCCGGCCGGCCATTTATTGTTACAGATAAGGGAAAGCCCGTCCGCTTCCAAGACATCTATACGGTACTGGACAGCGTGAGCACGACGGGCATGAAGGTCAGCTACCCACCACCGGTGCTGATCCTGATGTTTTCGTACGTGGTGGAGTGGTATGCTCTGCTGGTGAATGcggtgccgctgctgggcAAGGTTTTGAGTGAGCCAGTAGGGGATATACAGTGGCTGCAGCCGGGTGTTCATGCGACGAGCTTACACTACCTCATCGACGATTCGgaagcgaagaagaagccggcggATGGCGGAATTGGATACACGCCGTGCTGCACGACTGTTGAGGGATTGTGTAGCCAGGTTGTGGATTGGAACGAGTGGGttgaggaggaaaagaagctgaagtAG
- a CDS encoding uncharacterized protein (BUSCO:EOG092D3VPV): protein MAKSKSALAAASKAIDPTLSALFASSAGPVKAPSKPRVGAPPKPKSSSAEKTNEEGGNDSGDDEVLSEISEELDYDDEEEEDADDDVAEEKDGEDDDAKDEDSMSVDAAEQANDNIQDGKTKRERKRKRKQDNDDLEEKYLAKLADDDESEPSGKRQKGEGEDAKEGASEEEEEDAVPVHESLTQESKQSETEKATRTVFLGNVATEAISSKSAKKELMKHLASVLDKDASPPQKIESLRFRSVAFSAGSMPKRAAYITKALMDATTKSTNAYAVFSDPAAARKVVAELNGTEILGRHIRVDSVAHPSPMNHRSCVFVGNLGFVDDETVLNRQADGDTVEKKRNKVPSDIEEGLWRTFGTKGKVENVRVIRDSKTRVGKGFAYVQFYDANDVEAALLLDKKKFPPMLPRALRVTRAKDPRKTALAAERARSKADNADGASRSTKYKPKATPEEQAAAGRTRKLLGRSAAAKQRFGGRKRPFSSAAKDVGAGGEIKTPERIIFEGRRASQKDGLPKDLKLGKKNKKGKSARPQHRGARRAAAWQHKK from the exons ATGGCAAAATC AAAAAGTGCGTTGGCCGCGGCCTCCAAGGCCATTGACCCCACGCTCAGTGCACTATTCGCATCCAGC GCTGGACCAGTAAAGGCTCCATCAAAACCTCGAGTTGGAGCACCGCCAAAGCCGAAAAGCTCAAGCGCCGAGAAAACAAATGAAGAGGGTGGCAATGACAGTGGTGACGACGAAGTGCTTTCTGAAATCAGCGAAGAGCTTGATtatgatgacgaagaggaagaggacgcaGACGACGATGTTGCAGAGGAAAAagatggcgaagacgacgatgccaaggACGAAGATTCCATGTCGGTGGATGCAGCAGAGCAGGCCAACGACAACATTCAGGACGGCAAGACGAAGCGGGAAAGAAAGCGCAAGAGAAAGCAAGACAACGATGATCTAGAAGAAAAGTACCTAGCCAAACTTGCGGATGATGACGAATCAGAGCCATCCGGCAAGCGCCAGAAAGGagagggcgaagatgccaaggagggagccagcgaagaagaagaagaagatgctgttcCCGTGCACGAATCTCTCACACAAGAGAGCAAGCAATCCGAAACGGAAAAGGCCACTCGAACCGTCTTTCTGGGCAATGTCGCCACGGAAGCCATCTCATCCAAGTCAGCAAAGAAGGAACTCATGAAGCATCTTGCGTCTGTCCTGGACAAGGATGCATCACCGCCACAAAAGATTGAGTCTCTGCGTTTCCGCTCTGTGGCCTTTTCAGCTGGCTCCATGCCCAAGCGCGCAGCCTACATCACCAAGGCCCTGATGGACGCCACCACAAAATCCACAAATGCGTACGCAGTGTTTTCAGATCCTGCGGCTGCTCGGAAAGTGGTTGCCGAGCTCAACGGAACTGAAATCCTGGGCCGCCACATCAGAGTAGATAGCGTCGCACATCCTAGCCCGATGAATCATCGCAGCTGCGTCTTTGTTGGAAACCTTGGCTTTGTCGACGACGAGACCGTCTTGAACAGGCAAGCCGACGGAGATACagtcgagaagaagcgcaaCAAGGTGCCTTCGGACATTGAAGAAGGCCTGTGGCGCACCTTTGGTACCAAAGGAAAGGTCGAGAATGTCCGTGTTATACGAGACTCAAAGACCAGAGTAGGCAAGGGTTTCGCCTACGTGCAGTTCTAT GACGCCAATGATGTTGAGgctgctcttttgcttgACAAGAAAAAATTCCCCCCAATGCTTCCTCGAGCCCTCCGTGTAACAAGAGCAAAGGATCCGCGCAAGACGGCTCTGGCTGCAGAGCGGGCCAGGTCCAAGGCAGACAACGCCGACGGCGCTAGCCGCAGCACAAAATACAAGCCCAAGGCAACGCCAGAGGAACAGGCCGCCGCTGGGCGAACTCGTAAGCTCCTGGGCCGGTCTGCGGCTGCAAAGCAGCGATTTGGCGGCAGGAAGAGGCCGTTTTCGTCCGCTGCAAAGGACGTTGGGGCTGGTGGTGAAATCAAGACTCCGGAGCGTATAATTTTTGAGGGGCGGAGAGCCTCGCAGAAGGATGGCCTGCCAAAGGACCTGAAGTTGGgtaagaaaaataaaaagggcaagTCAGCACGGCCCCAGCACCGAGGCGCCAGAAGGGCCGCGGCGTGGCAGCACAAGAAATGA
- a CDS encoding uncharacterized protein (TransMembrane:1 (i26-46o)) has protein sequence MASHTTYYDRRLRQGPALVRARRPYLFRNAATGLGLFALVSGIYYYTINAVGQDDFADVKVPDEPRKPAQAK, from the exons ATGGC GTCTCACACTACCTACTACGACCGGCGACTGCGGCAAGGCCCAGCCCTCGTCCGAGCCAGACGCCCATATCTCTTCAGAAATGCCGCCACAGGACTTGGCCTCTTTGCGCTTGTCTCGGGAATTT ACTACTATACAATCAATGCCGTCGGCCAGGACGATTTCGCCGACGTCAAGGTGCCCGACGAGCCTCGAAAGCCGGCCCAGGCAAAATAA
- a CDS encoding uncharacterized protein (EggNog:ENOG41): MAMQDKKVLPKSPLHRLSKQFFANRQDPSPAHSPSLDDSPGTRTLTPASAGTVNAMPSRAASVSKQALARTATIRSVPSVEGSETSPESNLASGLSSSVNSKASALSVTASNGAQIERAPSPAAKPDVDNAANANANANGLVPRVVESSPAPEEVSGLAEGDHDNHDSAQWDSTIGKAGLGKTGRVINKLVSDNEALKREIKIEQLRAEEAKQAAKLVEDKMERMISDYESRLLEANVTKTLLARKERQVETLMATVDTEKKKTVAAQELERNWRDEMEKVKHDAKTQVDDATSYAQLMEGRYNAISSHWRDQGDEVNKAISTIKTEINTIVDERKSDDDKIQTLRDLCEQQDSNIQKLRREKEDIARLFEQYKETQESDLKDMKENAKKTEEEQQRLLDEARETLHKLRWALNVKENVQGAQ, from the exons atggccatgcaAGACAAAAAGGTGCTGCCGAAGAGCCCCCTTCATCGCCTTTCGAAGCAATTCTTCGCCAATCGCCAAGATCCATCTCCAG CCCATTCACCCTCGCTAGATGATTCTCCAGGCACGAGGACCTTAACACCAGCTTCTGCCGGCACCGTCAACGCCATGCCGAGTCGTGCCGCCTCCGTTTCAAAGCAGGCCTTGGCCCGAACGGCCACGATCCGCAGCGTGCCCAGCGTCGAGGGCTCCGAGACGAGTCCCGAGAGCAACCTCGCCAGCGGCCTCTCCAGCAGCGTCAACAGCAAGGCTAGCGCCCTGTCCGTCACAGCGTCGAATGGCGCCCAGATCGAGAGAGCACCGTCGCCTGCGGCCAAGCCTGATGTCGACAAcgccgccaacgccaacgccaacgccaatggCCTCGTGCCTCGGGTTGTGGAATCATCGCCGGCCCCCGAAGAGGTCAGCGGTTTGGCGGAAGGGGACCACGACAACCACGATAGCGCGCAGTGGGATTCGACAATTGGCAAAGCCGGCTTGGGAAAGACGGGCCGAGTCATCAACAAACTCGTCAGCGACAACGAAGCCCTGAAGCGCGAAATCAAGATTGAGCAATTgcgagcagaagaagcaaagcaagcgGCTAAGCTGGTCGAAGACAAGATGGAGCGCATGATTAGCGACTACGAGAGCCGGCTACTAGAAGCAAACGTCACCAagacgctgctggcgagAAAAGAGCGGCAGGTCGAAACACTAATGGCCACGGTCGATaccgaaaagaagaagacggtggcggcccaggagctggagcgaAACTGGAGGGACGAGATGGAAAAAGTCAAACACGACGCAAAGACGCAAGTCGACGATGCGACAAGCTACGCGCAGCTGATGGAGGGCCGGTACAATGCCATCTCCTCCCATTGGCGCGACCAGGGCGACGAAGTCAACAAGGCCATCTCCACCATCAAGACCGAGATCAACACCATCGTTGACGAGCGCAAGTCGGATGACGATAAGATCCAGACCCTGCGAGACTTGTGCGAGCAGCAGGACAGCAACATCCAGAAGCTACGGCGCGAAAAAGAGGACATTGCGCGGTTGTTTGAGCAGTACAAGGAGACGCAGGAGAGCGACCTGAAGGATATGAAGGAGAAcgccaagaagacggaagaggagcagcagaggctATTAGACGAAGCTCGAGAGACGCTTCACAAGCTGAGATGGGCTCTAAATGTTAAAGAGAACGTCCAGGGCGCCCAATAA
- a CDS encoding uncharacterized protein (EggNog:ENOG41): MDQQDEFAEFYITCNPPLLPRGVKHIINSVKSACTNGELYEILYEPDIPWFKCFTMGKHKESVTRIIQDLMLELVNLEVARPDFDVQKDVVDTDVLQADATMKAPEPRLASWMVYQSHGTDKYDEFIEYQYPAFMASLPHKAIWRGLENSSGSFENFLSAFRLLIKSENAPATTADFALCNDCQITCNMRQNLVYIGSSTSAAALKKVLRKLETMLNLLSTKVKVVTHSILPEGPEDVRLAYRWLHRIGLHQATFAVPCGNLTIANEYALLLNAAAIRMEKKNKVGRWVPDETVYPLQSAPKTNVGQGFKVFKNFHPRPKPRFADIRPMPYGPQPAGKEASSSAEAQEPKPDAGNMESAMLGQGAEDCHGAPGPELSGGENLPLDEKPPILGRQTHTSAVKEEDSAELVQRSRFVETLLLNSPPPQSYRDNLIDWVEGVEDVAPSESEINDFKQDELLISFDASSNESLGGIEAFNAMEPSPMNDELRSLHEGIMQLDQFEQSDDLILLDNEPEAPRANIVRKSDNDLADMCLLSGEIPQIENAFCPVLDKDATALDESNPLEAWKMNAFSDGLVRFGLIEETPRKVYRTMNQQAGRANSKATKGSAPHQLEEAACRERIQKKLDALGPPTEQKSEVKDVPKTREVSQDSVSGPPAEKPSAVKNPPSQADSSKDDIFTITRIEKPALSQKNISLANVVLPGPAARRLLHSQVTESSNVCGSSAPRRRSPGKSSVATVGERPTVRAPAKRGPNPVCEDEFPPLGGGPSSSKKQVRNLVSYSDAAKLSSSRPPQKWQTVANLQTTNEQVRPLSTEVFPLTSGVGKRKSKEPKDTIPENHFDYAVPQKSDILRRSEDCLKAMSQVLEPSPGHVSLEVIFGRIYIKKLAPSMVKDSASEYSYQSVTEAANFLNGSKFPPDCVGFSPILSTMGGDADLLANITPPGDLPWRLSEREIWYDFQCKLPDSRDESFVLELNAKTFQYRCRGPRKELFSMYMHCPGRAWDMKARGARSSALGGEARFVCFAASLFEHMAIHVNDNNGDVTIEFSENAGLNTAVKSITMRQVAEYRHQGKADNSLLSITMKYILKEGISPVMCDRNRIKIADRRNFTTPDGSANSALPHQYMEASITSARLSSLFEENVQLESGNKAAWDMDLLDGEGVFGDILRPAFGMVTHMDSIGASNNTRRYVSNTDAFHEPVVVSTGKKKMMEFW; encoded by the exons ATGGATCAACAAGATGAGTTTGCAGAATTCTACATTACGTGCAATCCTCCGCTGCTGCCACGAGGCGTCAAGCACATCATCAATTCAGTCAAGTCAGCCTGTACGAAT GGCGAGCTGTATGAAATTCTATACGAGCCGGACATCCCATGGTTCAAGTGTTTTACCATGGGCAAGCACAAAGAATCTGTGACTCGCATTATTCAAGACCTTATGCTTGAATTGGTGAACCTTGAAGTTGCCCGTCCTGACTTTGATGTCCAAAAAGACGTGGTTGACACCGACGTTCTTCAAGCTGATGCCACAATGAAAGCGCCGGAACCACGTTTGGCATCATGGATGGTGTATCAATCACACGGTACAGACAAATATGATGAATTCATTGAGTACCAATATCCAGCGTTCATGGCCTCTCTTCCACACAAGGCAATTTGGAGAGGACTTGAGAACTCAAGTGGCTCTTTTGAGAATTTCTTATCTGCATTCCGCCTTCTAATCAAATCCGAGAATGCTCcagccaccaccgccgaCTTTGCTCTTTGTAATGATTGTCAAATCACTTGCAATATGAGACAAAATCTGGTATACATCGGATCTTCTACTTCAGCGGCGGCCCTCAAGAAGGTGCTTAGAAAGCTTGAAACAATGCTGAATCTCTTG TCAACCAAGGTCAAGGTAGTAACACACTCCATTCTGCCTGAAGGACCAGAAGATGTCCGACTCGCATACAGATGGCTGCACCGGATTGGATTGCACCAGGCGACGTTTGCCGTTCCATGCGGCAATCTTACCATAGCAAATGAGTACGCATTGCTTCTGAATGCGGCTGCCATCcgaatggagaagaagaacaaggttGGGCGCTGGGTACCTGATGAAACTGTATACCCATTGCAAAGTGCACCGAAAACCAACGTGGGACAAGGATTTAAAGTCTTCAAGAACTTTCATCCCCGTCCCAAGCCACGATTTGCGGACATTCGCCCGATGCCATATGGACCACAGCCTGCAGGGAAAGAGGCCTCTTCGTCCGCAGAAGCACAAGAACCCAAACCAGATGCAGGCAATATGGAGTCGGCTATGCTCGGACAAGGAGCTGAAGATTGCCACGGAGCCCCGGGCCCAGAGCTTTCCGGCGGGGAAAATCTTCCTCTCGACGAAAAGCCGCCTATCTTAGGTCGACAGACTCATACATCTGCagtcaaagaagaagattcagcAGAACTTGTACAGAGATCGCGCTTTGTTGAGACATTACTTCTAAATTCTCCCCCACCACAGTCATATCGCGACAACCTTATAGACTGGGTAGAAGGCGTAGAAGACGTGGCTCCATCTGAGTCTGAGATAAATGACTTCAAACAAGATGAGCTTCTCATCTCCTTTGATGCGTCAAGCAACGAGTCTCTGGGCGGTATCGAAGCTTTCAATGCTATGGAACCAAGCCCAATGAACGATGAGCTTCGAAGTCTTCACGAAGGAATCATGCAACTTGATCAATTTGAACAATCTGATGATCTGATATTGCTGGATAACGAACCAGAAGCCCCAAGAGCGAATATTGTGCGAAAATCAGATAACGACCTAGCTGATATGTGTCTCTTGAGCGGCGAAATACCTCAAATCGAGAACGCGTTTTGTCCTGTGCTGGACAAAGACGCCACAGCGTTGGACGAGAGCAATCCTCTTGAAGCTTGGAAGATGAATGCATTTTCTGATGGCTTGGTTCGTTTTGGACTAATAGAAGAAACACCGAGAAAAGTCTACCGAACAATGAATCAACAAGCAGGCCGTGCCAACAGCAAAGCAACCAAGGGGTCTGCTCCTCaccagcttgaagaagctgcatgcCGAGAGCGTATACAAAAGAAACTCGACGCTCTTGGACCTCCTACTGAACAGAAGAGCGAAGTGAAAGATGTGCCCAAGACCCGTGAGGTGAGCCAGGACTCGGTATCTGGCCCGCCTGCTGAAAAACCGTCGGCGGTTAAGAACCCTCCAAGTCAAGCGGATTCTAGTAAAGATGACATATTTACTATAACCCGTATTGAAAAGCCCGCATTGAGCCAGAAAAACATTTCACTGGCAAACGTCGTCCTACCTGGCCCTGCAGCCAGGCGGCTATTACACAGCCAAGTCACAGAGTCTTCCAATGTCTGTGGGAGTTCTGCACCTCGGCGTCGTTCTCCTGGAAAGAGTAGTGTTGCTACAGTAGGAGAGCGCCCGACTGTTAGAGCACCGGCTAAAAGAGGACCAAATCCAGTG TGTGAAGATGAATTCCCACCACTTGGAGGAGGTCCATCGTCGTCAAAGAAACAGGTAAGAAATCTAGTGTCATATTctgatgccgccaagctgTCGAGCTCTCGGCCTCCGCAAAAGTGGCAGACAGTTGCCAATTTACAAACTACCAATGAGCAAGTGCGACCCTTATCGACTGAGGTATTCCCTTTGACAAGTGGTGTGGGTAAGAGAAAGTCCAAGGAGCCGAAAGACACCATTCCCGAAAATCACTTTGACTACGCTGTGCCACAGAAGAGTGACATTTTGCGTCGTTCGGAAGACTGTCTCAAAGCAATGTCGCAGGTCCTTGAGCCATCTCCGGGTCACGTTTCATTAGAAGTTATTTTTGGACGCATCTATATCAAAAAGCTGGCTCCAAGTATGGTGAAAGATAGCGCTTCTGAGTATTCATATCAATCAGTCACTGAGGCGGCCAACTTTTTGAACGGCTCTAAATTTCCACCGGATTGTGTCGGCTTCTCCCCGATTCTATCGACCATGGGAGGTGATGCAGATCTGCTCGCCAATATTACGCCGCCGGGCGATTTGCCATGGCGCCTGTCTGAGAGAGAAATCTGGTACGATTTTCAGTGCAAACTTCCTGACTCTCGAGATGAATCCTTCGTCCTTGAGCTGAACGCCAAGACATTCCAATATCGATGCAGGGGCCCACGTAAGGAGCTTTTCTCCATGTACATGCACTGTCCTGGGAGAGCTTGGGACATGAAGGCTCGTGGAGCTCGGTCTTCTGCTCtgggaggcgaggcgagattCGTATGTTTTGCTGCGTCTCTGTTTGAGCATATGGCCATCCA TGTCAATGACAACAATGGCGATGTAACAATCGAATTTTCCGAGAATGCAGGTCTCAACACCGCCGTCAAAAGCATCACCATGCGCCAAGTGGCAGAATATCGCCACCAAGGGAAAGCCGATAAttcccttctctccatcacGATGAAGTATATATTGAAAGAGGGCATCTCTCCAGTCATGTGCGACCGTAATCGGATTAAAATAGCAGACAGGAGAAATTTTACCACTCCTGACGGCTCAGCGAACAGCGCTTTGCCTCATCAATATATGGAAGCGAGTATAACGTCTGCTCGTCTCTCCTCTTTGTTTGAGGAGAATGTTCAGCTCGAGAGCGGTAACAAGGCTGCTTGGGATATGGACCTCCTCGACGGTGAAGGCGTTTTTGGAGATATACTTCGGCCAGCGTTTGGTATGGTCACGCACATGGATTCAATCGGGGCGTCAAATAATACCAGGAGATATGTCAGTAACACTGACGCATTTCACGAGCCAGTTGTTGTTTCGACtggcaaaaagaagatgatggagttTTGGTGA